A region from the Pseudomonas sp. KU26590 genome encodes:
- a CDS encoding CsbD family protein, which produces MSSTGDKVKGMANEAVGNVKQGVGKVTDNDKLRAEGKAQEIKGEVQQTVGDAKDAVKKGVDKV; this is translated from the coding sequence ATGAGCAGCACCGGCGATAAAGTCAAAGGCATGGCTAACGAAGCAGTAGGCAACGTCAAGCAGGGCGTCGGCAAAGTGACCGACAACGACAAACTGCGTGCCGAAGGCAAAGCGCAAGAAATCAAAGGCGAAGTCCAACAAACCGTTGGCGACGCAAAAGACGCCGTGAAAAAAGGCGTCGACAAGGTCTGA
- a CDS encoding YihY/virulence factor BrkB family protein: MIFPDLRQLSIKTVLVRTVKEFVDDEMSTYASALAYQMLFSLFPFLLFLIALIGFLHLPDFFSWLRLQSELVLPPQALDQVNPVIDQLQQSKGGLLSIGIVIALWTASAGVRLMMSAMNAAYDVVEARPAWKRIPLSVFYTIGIAGMLLTVAALMVTGPVVMNWLASQIGMEDFIVTLWTILRWPLIIILLMVAVAIMYYVMPDVKQSFRFITPGSVLAVVVWIVASLGFAYYVKTFADYNAMYGSIGAIIVLLLYFYISAAVLLLGAEMNAVIEHMSAEGKEKGEKEAGERDGIADGEAVHLKQHVSGLGRDHTHDHDDDYTPVPSVLKTDKF, from the coding sequence ATGATATTCCCGGACTTGCGCCAGCTCAGCATCAAGACAGTGTTGGTCAGAACGGTCAAAGAGTTTGTCGATGACGAGATGTCGACGTACGCCTCCGCGCTGGCCTACCAGATGCTGTTTTCGCTGTTCCCGTTTCTGCTCTTCCTCATTGCCCTTATCGGTTTCCTGCACCTGCCGGACTTTTTCAGCTGGCTGCGACTGCAGTCCGAGCTGGTCCTGCCGCCGCAGGCCCTCGACCAAGTCAACCCGGTCATCGACCAGCTGCAACAGTCCAAGGGCGGCTTGCTGTCGATCGGTATCGTCATCGCGCTCTGGACCGCCTCCGCCGGCGTGCGATTGATGATGAGTGCCATGAACGCCGCGTATGACGTGGTTGAAGCGCGCCCGGCCTGGAAACGCATCCCTCTGTCGGTGTTCTACACCATCGGCATCGCCGGCATGTTGCTCACGGTTGCCGCGCTGATGGTCACCGGCCCGGTGGTCATGAACTGGCTTGCCTCGCAGATCGGCATGGAAGACTTCATTGTCACGCTGTGGACGATTCTGCGCTGGCCGCTGATCATCATCCTGCTGATGGTCGCGGTGGCGATCATGTACTACGTGATGCCCGACGTTAAACAGAGCTTTCGCTTCATCACCCCGGGCTCAGTGCTTGCGGTCGTGGTGTGGATTGTTGCTTCTCTGGGCTTTGCCTATTACGTGAAGACTTTCGCCGACTACAACGCGATGTACGGCAGCATCGGGGCGATCATCGTGTTGCTGCTGTATTTCTACATTTCGGCGGCGGTGTTATTGCTGGGCGCTGAGATGAACGCCGTGATTGAACATATGTCTGCCGAAGGCAAGGAGAAGGGTGAGAAGGAAGCGGGCGAACGCGACGGCATCGCTGACGGTGAGGCGGTGCACCTCAAGCAGCATGTCTCGGGCCTTGGCCGCGATCACACCCATGACCATGATGACGACTACACCCCTGTGCCGTCGGTGCTGAAGACCGATAAATTCTGA
- the def gene encoding peptide deformylase: MIREILKMGDERLLRIAPPVPESMFGSRELKTLIEDMFETMESVGGVGLAAPQIGIDLQLVIFGFESSDRYPDAEEVPQTILLNPLITPLEQTLEEGWEGCLSVPGLRGVVDRYEHIRYEGFDPDGKLIQREARGFHARVVQHECDHLIGRLYPSRITDFSRFGFIEVLFPGMDPNSDE; the protein is encoded by the coding sequence ATGATTCGCGAAATTCTGAAGATGGGCGACGAGCGTTTGCTGCGCATCGCGCCACCTGTCCCTGAATCGATGTTCGGTTCCCGTGAGCTGAAGACGCTCATCGAGGACATGTTCGAGACCATGGAAAGCGTCGGCGGTGTCGGCCTGGCCGCGCCGCAGATCGGCATTGATCTGCAACTGGTGATCTTCGGTTTCGAGAGCAGCGATCGTTATCCGGATGCAGAGGAGGTCCCCCAGACTATTCTGCTCAATCCGCTGATCACGCCGCTGGAGCAAACCCTGGAAGAGGGCTGGGAGGGCTGCCTGTCGGTGCCGGGCCTGCGCGGTGTGGTTGATCGCTACGAGCACATCCGTTACGAAGGTTTTGACCCGGACGGCAAGCTTATCCAGCGTGAAGCCCGCGGTTTTCATGCGCGGGTCGTCCAGCATGAATGCGATCACCTGATCGGCCGGCTTTACCCGTCACGCATTACCGACTTCAGCCGCTTCGGCTTCATCGAAGTGCTGTTCCCGGGGATGGACCCGAACTCGGACGAGTGA
- a CDS encoding class I SAM-dependent methyltransferase: MKPALMVFSLAALSATGLAVAASAAPESTVSHEQFTTVLSGNWRLPQNAARDQYRHPEQTLTFFGLRPDQTVIEITPGNGWYSELLAPLLNDKGHYVAAIVDPATSDDAKKSADSLKQKYAADPAHYSKVAVVAYAPQAPVFGKPGSADTVLTFRNVHNWVDAGNEAATFKAFYEVLKPGGTLGVVDHRAKPGTTAKDNAQNGYLPTDYVIKLAQNAGFTLAGQSEINANPKDTKDYPDGVWTLPPALVKGEQDKAKFLAIGESDRMTLRFIKPVK; the protein is encoded by the coding sequence ATGAAGCCGGCGCTTATGGTTTTCTCTCTCGCGGCACTTTCGGCGACGGGCTTGGCGGTGGCGGCGAGTGCTGCGCCGGAATCCACCGTCAGTCACGAGCAGTTCACAACCGTGCTCAGCGGCAACTGGCGTTTACCGCAGAATGCGGCGCGCGATCAATACCGCCACCCCGAGCAGACACTGACGTTTTTTGGTCTGCGCCCTGATCAGACGGTCATCGAAATCACGCCAGGCAATGGCTGGTACAGCGAACTGTTGGCGCCGCTGCTCAACGACAAGGGGCATTACGTCGCTGCAATCGTCGACCCCGCCACCAGCGATGACGCGAAGAAATCCGCCGACAGCCTGAAGCAGAAATACGCCGCCGACCCAGCGCATTACAGCAAGGTCGCGGTCGTGGCCTACGCGCCCCAGGCGCCGGTCTTCGGCAAGCCAGGCTCGGCCGACACCGTGCTGACCTTCCGCAACGTGCACAACTGGGTCGACGCCGGCAACGAAGCGGCGACGTTCAAGGCGTTTTACGAAGTGCTGAAACCGGGCGGGACGCTGGGCGTTGTCGATCACCGGGCCAAACCCGGCACCACCGCCAAGGACAACGCACAAAACGGCTACCTGCCGACCGACTACGTGATCAAACTGGCGCAGAACGCGGGTTTCACACTGGCTGGTCAGAGCGAAATCAATGCCAACCCCAAAGACACCAAGGACTACCCCGACGGCGTCTGGACGTTGCCACCGGCACTGGTCAAGGGTGAGCAGGACAAGGCGAAGTTTCTGGCGATAGGCGAGTCCGACCGCATGACCCTTCGGTTCATTAAGCCGGTGAAATGA
- a CDS encoding GNAT family N-acetyltransferase — protein MPDIQFSTLPDVQRPLLEKFYRAHRSPMRAKGEAQMWVARRSEIVGGLCLKPFTDGHWLTGLFVAPAERGRGVAAGLIAAALTSVEGKVWLFCEPELSRFYQRIGFVEAQDLPQELATRLARYRQTKGLISLVRSAD, from the coding sequence ATGCCCGACATCCAGTTTTCGACCCTTCCCGATGTGCAACGCCCGTTGCTGGAGAAGTTCTACCGCGCCCATCGCTCGCCCATGCGCGCCAAGGGTGAGGCGCAGATGTGGGTGGCGCGCAGGTCGGAGATCGTTGGCGGTTTATGCCTGAAGCCTTTTACGGACGGGCACTGGTTGACCGGGCTGTTTGTTGCGCCGGCCGAGCGTGGGCGAGGTGTCGCAGCGGGGTTGATCGCGGCAGCGCTGACGTCGGTTGAAGGCAAGGTCTGGTTGTTCTGTGAGCCTGAGTTGAGCAGGTTTTATCAGCGCATTGGCTTTGTTGAGGCTCAGGATTTGCCGCAGGAACTGGCCACACGGCTGGCGCGTTATCGGCAGACGAAGGGTTTGATCTCGCTTGTGCGCAGCGCTGATTGA
- a CDS encoding fatty acid desaturase produces the protein MPHYLDDAQREEIKRLRASFMGRTEWPTWLLLIGVYAGWPTLLLASPHLGVWPTTLLMIPLLVLWMSVQHEVLHGHPTRSLRLNKVLGYAPFAVWYPYTLYRDTHMQHHCDEDLTVPGRDPESRYLSQLHWKQTGKLMRILRWLDKTPPGRLVFGVPLALSSLIVGETRRLLRGERQAWGMWSTHGGLLVLMFLFIEQYSAISAVHYVILCSVPALAVSMVRSYYEHRPGEQPQERTVINEASWPWAWLFLNLNLHLVHHDLPGLSWYHMPVVYRARREQWLARSGGFLVAGYAELFRRHSFNPIDSPQHPYI, from the coding sequence ATGCCCCACTACCTGGACGACGCACAGCGCGAAGAGATCAAGCGACTGCGCGCAAGCTTTATGGGCCGCACGGAATGGCCGACCTGGTTGCTGTTGATCGGTGTGTACGCAGGCTGGCCGACGTTGCTGCTCGCCAGTCCGCACTTGGGCGTTTGGCCGACGACGCTGTTGATGATCCCGTTACTGGTGCTGTGGATGTCCGTGCAACACGAGGTGCTGCACGGCCACCCGACGCGTTCGTTGCGCCTCAACAAGGTGCTCGGTTACGCGCCCTTCGCGGTCTGGTACCCGTATACCCTGTATCGCGACACCCATATGCAGCACCACTGCGACGAGGATCTGACCGTTCCCGGCCGCGACCCGGAAAGCCGCTACCTGAGTCAGCTGCACTGGAAACAGACCGGCAAGCTGATGCGTATTTTGCGCTGGCTCGACAAGACCCCGCCCGGGCGTCTGGTGTTTGGCGTGCCGTTGGCGCTGAGTAGCCTGATCGTCGGCGAAACCCGGCGATTGCTGCGTGGCGAACGTCAGGCCTGGGGGATGTGGTCGACCCATGGCGGGCTGCTGGTGCTGATGTTTTTGTTCATCGAGCAATACAGCGCGATCTCGGCCGTGCATTACGTGATCTTGTGCAGCGTGCCGGCGCTGGCGGTGTCGATGGTTCGCTCCTACTACGAGCACCGCCCCGGCGAGCAACCGCAGGAGCGCACGGTGATCAACGAGGCCTCGTGGCCGTGGGCCTGGCTGTTCCTGAACCTGAACCTGCACCTGGTCCACCACGACTTGCCCGGCTTGTCGTGGTATCACATGCCCGTCGTGTATCGGGCGCGACGCGAGCAGTGGCTGGCACGCAGCGGCGGATTTCTGGTGGCCGGTTACGCGGAACTCTTTCGTCGTCACAGCTTCAATCCTATCGACAGCCCGCAACATCCCTACATCTGA
- a CDS encoding phosphate/phosphite/phosphonate ABC transporter substrate-binding protein: MPQGFAELLMYVAPPRIEQAQEQWLSRVLDILGVERLDAQALDLKALWLSPHLLLTQTCGYPLMTALRGQVQVVGRPVYQLPHSADGNHCSLLVAREEDPRQALVEFRGSHGLLNSRDSNSGMNLFRHALAPFQQHGKFFADVTLTGGHRASLAAIKAGDGDLAAIDSVTFDYLTGDASEEVAGVKVIARTANGPCLPYITRLGADADAIREAMNQALNELPDVAHVLAISEVLPASEADYQVLLDYQQQAVSHGLPML, translated from the coding sequence ATGCCCCAAGGCTTCGCCGAGCTGTTGATGTACGTCGCGCCGCCGCGCATTGAGCAGGCGCAGGAACAGTGGCTGAGCCGCGTACTGGACATCCTCGGCGTGGAGCGGCTCGATGCGCAGGCTCTGGATCTAAAGGCGCTATGGCTGTCGCCGCACTTGCTGCTCACGCAAACCTGCGGCTATCCGCTGATGACGGCGTTGCGGGGCCAGGTGCAGGTGGTCGGGCGTCCTGTTTATCAGTTGCCCCACAGTGCCGATGGCAACCACTGCAGCCTGTTGGTTGCCCGCGAAGAAGACCCGCGTCAGGCCCTCGTCGAGTTCAGGGGCAGTCATGGCCTGCTCAATTCTCGGGATTCCAACTCCGGCATGAACCTGTTTCGCCACGCCTTGGCGCCGTTTCAACAGCATGGGAAGTTCTTCGCTGACGTCACGCTCACCGGCGGTCATCGCGCAAGCCTGGCCGCGATCAAAGCGGGCGATGGCGATCTGGCCGCCATCGACAGCGTGACCTTCGACTACCTGACCGGCGACGCCAGTGAGGAAGTCGCCGGAGTGAAGGTGATTGCGCGCACGGCGAACGGGCCGTGTCTGCCCTACATCACCCGCCTAGGCGCCGATGCTGATGCCATCCGCGAGGCGATGAATCAGGCGCTGAACGAACTCCCCGATGTCGCCCACGTGTTGGCGATCAGCGAAGTGTTGCCGGCAAGTGAGGCGGATTATCAGGTGCTGCTGGATTATCAGCAGCAGGCGGTATCCCATGGCCTACCTATGCTCTAG
- a CDS encoding sigma-70 family RNA polymerase sigma factor has translation MAGADVMHRHYLSELFVQHHGWLCLRLRRLLDSEQSAEDVASETFLQLLASPNVVPIRDPRALLTTIAQRLVYERWRRRDQERNYLQGLSQEADIPYASAESHAATLQMLDRLDRRLDRLPAKIKSTFVLSRRGGLTYPEIAAHLGISQRSVSDYMDQAETCCRRACLE, from the coding sequence ATGGCTGGCGCCGATGTGATGCATCGCCACTACCTCAGCGAGTTGTTTGTGCAGCACCATGGGTGGCTGTGCCTGCGCTTGCGCCGGCTGCTGGACTCCGAGCAGAGCGCCGAAGATGTTGCGTCCGAAACCTTCCTGCAACTGCTGGCTTCGCCCAACGTCGTGCCGATTCGCGACCCGCGCGCGCTGCTCACCACCATCGCCCAACGCCTGGTGTATGAGCGCTGGCGGCGGCGCGATCAGGAGCGCAATTATCTGCAAGGCCTGTCCCAAGAAGCGGATATCCCCTACGCCTCGGCAGAAAGCCACGCCGCCACGCTGCAGATGCTTGACCGTCTGGATCGCCGCCTCGACCGTCTGCCCGCGAAGATCAAATCAACCTTTGTGCTCTCGCGTCGCGGCGGTCTGACCTATCCTGAAATTGCCGCGCATCTGGGTATTTCCCAGCGCTCGGTGAGCGACTATATGGATCAGGCTGAAACCTGTTGCCGTCGCGCTTGTCTGGAATAG
- a CDS encoding ABC transporter substrate-binding protein, with protein sequence MTPIKKLLGGSLLALAALTGSAYGAEKTAPIHFGDITWESGSLITEILRTIVEKGYGYPTDTLPGSTVSLEAALAKNDIQVIGEEWAGRSPAWVKAEAEGKVHGLGNIVKGATEGWWVPEFVIKGDPERGIKPLAPDLKSVSDLPKYKDVFKDPESPDKGRFLNSPTGWTSEIVNTQKLKAYKLNDSYVNFRTGSGAALDAEVASSIRRGKPVLFYYWSPTPLLGRFKLIKLEEPPFNEAAWKTLADASNPNPIGSSSLAAHLAIGVSEPFRQQYPDLVSFFEKVDLPIDQLNKTLGEMSEKRQEPSVVAKSFLKDHPEVWTAWVPAEVASKVKAGL encoded by the coding sequence ATGACACCAATCAAAAAATTGCTGGGCGGCTCGCTGCTGGCACTGGCTGCCCTGACGGGGTCGGCGTACGGCGCAGAAAAAACCGCGCCGATTCATTTCGGTGACATCACCTGGGAGAGCGGCAGCCTGATCACCGAAATCCTGCGCACCATCGTGGAAAAAGGATACGGCTATCCCACTGACACCCTGCCGGGCAGCACGGTCAGTCTCGAAGCGGCGCTGGCGAAGAACGACATTCAGGTGATCGGCGAAGAGTGGGCGGGCCGCAGCCCTGCGTGGGTCAAGGCCGAGGCGGAAGGCAAGGTCCACGGCCTGGGCAATATCGTCAAAGGCGCAACGGAAGGCTGGTGGGTGCCGGAATTCGTCATCAAGGGCGACCCGGAGCGCGGCATCAAACCGCTGGCGCCAGACCTGAAATCGGTGTCCGACCTGCCCAAATACAAAGACGTGTTCAAGGACCCGGAATCCCCGGACAAGGGCCGCTTCCTCAACAGCCCGACCGGCTGGACCTCGGAGATCGTCAACACCCAGAAGCTCAAGGCCTACAAACTCAACGACAGCTACGTGAACTTCCGCACCGGTTCGGGCGCGGCGCTGGATGCTGAAGTCGCGTCGTCTATCCGTCGCGGCAAGCCGGTGTTGTTCTACTACTGGTCGCCGACGCCGCTGCTGGGTCGCTTCAAGCTGATCAAACTGGAAGAGCCGCCGTTCAACGAAGCCGCCTGGAAAACCCTCGCCGATGCCAGCAATCCCAACCCGATTGGCTCCAGCTCCCTCGCTGCGCATCTGGCCATCGGCGTGTCGGAACCGTTCCGTCAGCAGTATCCGGATCTGGTGAGCTTCTTCGAAAAGGTGGATCTGCCTATCGACCAGTTGAACAAAACCCTGGGCGAGATGAGCGAGAAGCGCCAAGAGCCAAGTGTCGTGGCGAAGAGCTTCCTGAAGGATCACCCGGAAGTCTGGACCGCCTGGGTGCCAGCTGAGGTTGCCAGCAAGGTGAAGGCGGGCCTGTAA
- a CDS encoding GNAT family N-acetyltransferase: protein MNPSFIPLHTERLILRELTPDDTPALAQILGDAEVMRHSVAGVLSEKATGEFIDWCQFSYRERGFGPWAVVEKSTSTLAGFCGLNAERVDEKDEIEIGYRLATRFWGKGLGTEAARSAVAYGFEALQVPSLIAIVQPTNLASVKVIKKLGFGGFVHSQYHRQGVRIYRMTAQQWALGGSAELA from the coding sequence ATGAACCCCTCATTCATTCCCCTTCACACCGAACGCCTGATCCTGCGCGAACTCACCCCGGACGACACCCCCGCGCTGGCGCAAATCCTGGGCGATGCCGAGGTGATGCGCCATTCGGTGGCAGGCGTGTTGTCGGAAAAGGCCACCGGTGAGTTCATCGACTGGTGCCAGTTCTCCTACCGTGAGCGCGGCTTTGGTCCTTGGGCAGTGGTGGAAAAATCCACCTCAACCCTGGCTGGCTTCTGCGGTCTCAATGCCGAGCGGGTTGATGAGAAGGACGAGATCGAGATTGGCTACCGGCTTGCGACCCGATTCTGGGGTAAAGGTCTCGGCACCGAGGCGGCGCGCAGCGCGGTGGCTTACGGCTTTGAAGCGCTGCAGGTGCCATCGTTGATTGCCATCGTTCAGCCGACCAATCTCGCGTCGGTCAAGGTGATCAAAAAGCTCGGGTTCGGCGGGTTCGTCCACAGCCAGTATCATCGCCAGGGCGTCAGGATTTACCGCATGACCGCGCAGCAATGGGCGCTGGGTGGTTCAGCAGAATTGGCTTGA